The Panicum hallii strain FIL2 chromosome 5, PHallii_v3.1, whole genome shotgun sequence genome contains the following window.
AACATCGAACTGGTTGGGCTGGTGACAACAAAACTCTACACGGGCTTAGTTTCGCGTGCCGGAGAATAGCGGCTGGAGAAGATGGGCTTCCAGTAAAGCCCAGGCCCATTGGCCCTTGTGCGCAAGATGCTTTACAGCAAACAGGACCGGCGGGCGCCGCAGCACCTCCACCCAAAAACGCAAGCGCATCCGTCGCCGaagccgccgcgcgccgccagtGCGTGCTTGCTGCGACCGGGAGTTCGATTGGTTGGGtagctagggtttaggggtttctGGGCGCGGAGAGGCAGGAGGGTAGGCGGAGGAGATGGCGTCAGCGGAGGAGGACATCGCGGTGAAGGAGCCGCTGGATCTGATACGGCTCAGCCTCGACGAGCGCATCTACGTCAAGCTCCGGTCCGACCGCGAGCTCCGCGGCAAGCTCCATGTAATTAACCCGTCTGCTCCTCTTCAGACAATTTGTTGTATTTGGTTCTCTGCTTGTGGTTGGTTGGATGTAGAGTAGAGTACTGGCTTGGTTTGGTTGCAGTGGCAGCTGCGGTAGGTAGGAAGCAACGGATTTAAGAGAACGATTTGCAATGGGCGGGGAGATGAGCTTCTAGGCTGCTTTAGTTAGATTGTATCTTTGCTTTGTGATGCCAATTGTCAAATCTGTCATAACTTAAGTGTGGCAGTTCATGTGCAGTGCAACAATTCGATGAAAATTGGAGGCTAGATATGCCAGAACTAGGTGCTATGAATTCGAAACCATTTACAAGAATTAATATCTCAATAACATGGAAGGGACATGAGAGCTCATAAGAAAGGAGAGGATTGGAATGTGTAGAAGTTCCATTATTATGCAATGAATTATTCTCTGTTTAGAAAAAGGTCATTTTAGTGCTCGAACTGTGTATCTGTCTCAACAGTAAGCTCTTTTTCTGAACTTTGTAAGTCAGGCTTAACTGTTTGAGACTCTATTTCCTATTTTATGAGGGGAACTGATGCACCAGTCCTTCAGACTAAATAATAAGCATATATTTGGCATGAAACCCTTGGGGCATTTTATCATTTAACAAGGTAATGGATAGCCTCTAGCAGTACGATTCCTGGAATACGTTAATGTCATGTAAGCATGCTGTGGCATTATAGCGAGTTTGTACTAATCTGTTCAGAACCTCATGATGAATGACAATTCTATTGCTGAGCTTTTTGTAGTTTTGTGATCCTTTCCATGGCTTGCATTTATTCCACCTTATGCTATGCTGTAAAATTTTCAGTTGCATTCTCCGCTACTGTCTCTTGCTTTCAGTTACAAGTTCAtgatactcccatctttctcaTGAGTTCGGCAATTCTTTTCGTCCGTGGAGATTTATATTTTGTAATTTGGTTTTTGTATTATGGGACGACTGTTGCTGATGTCTTCCTTTTTGAATTCAGGCATATGATCAACACTTAAacatgatccttggagatgttGAGGAGGTTGTCACAACTGTTGAGATAGATGATGAAACATATGAAGAAATTGTGCGCGTAAGTCTGTTGGCATTTTTCTTTAATTcttgaattttttttttgtaaaGTCAACTTTTGGATGTCAAATTATCATTGTTTGTGTGAACTTTTAGACTCCTTGAGTTTCATGATTCTGATTTCTGCTGCTATAAGGTGGCGTAATTCCATACTACGATAATGAGTTAATGACTCGTATTAATGTTAACCTGATGATACTGGACAGTTATTTACTTTATCTATTGGTCAATCTTTGAAATGTGTAATGAAGATGTTGATACACTAACTCTATGCTGGATAATCTTTGCAGACAACGAAACGCACTATCCCCTTCCTTTTTGTCCGAGGTGATGGTGTCATATTGGTTTCTCCACCCCTGCGAACTGCATGAAGCTAGAAGTTAGATGCAGCTGATTGTCAACTATTTACTCTGTATTTGGCCACTTGATGGCTTGGAGTGTATGCCATGTGCTGCACAGTTACTGTTTTCTGATGGATTGTAGGTTTAACAAGTGATACGATCGTGTAACTACTGCTTGGTGTTTGAATCTTCAGTCGAATTATTCTTATGGTTGTTCTCAGCTAATTCAACGCTCTTGCCTGACAGCCTAAGTGAATCCTTGCTTGTTAGTACCGAGCTGGCGAGTTGCACATTCATAAGACTCGGAGCAAATCTGTACCGCATGTACGCAGTATTTGTTGTCTGAATGTCTGATCTTGATCTGTTAACTTACTGATGTCGGAAGAATGTGAATGTTTCGACAGGAAAGTTGCGGTTGAAATGAAAAATGTGGAAAGCCTGAAGCCGGAATCTTCAGTTGCTTGGAGTTTTTAACTTGGCAAGTAATTCGAATCCGTAAAAATTTCCAACCATACAAATACCCCAAATATTCGATTCCCAGGCCACTAGGGCTCTTGGAGGAACAACAGAATATTGCAACTGTGCTCAGCAAGAATAATTTCTGGAAACCGAAAAGAAGTAAATAAAGAGGCTCGCCAGAGGCCAGGGGCAAGTCGTCTTCTTGCTTGCCGATCCGTCGCTCCACCTGAGCCCACCGGCGAAGAGGAGGCGAAGCGATGGGCGTCACCAAGGAGGACGTCGAGGCGGCCATCACCTCCGCTCTCAGCCCTTCCCATCTCGTAAGCCTCTACTCGCTCTAAACCCCCTCCCTTAACCCATCAATCTCCATCCTAAACCCTAACCGCTTCCGCCGCTGTCTCTGCAATTTCAGGTGGTGACGGATACATCTGGAGGGTAAGCTTGCTCCCAATGCTTAAACTTGATTTTCTTCGCATCTTCAGTTGTGACCGACCATCGAAAGGACGGATCTCTGTTGCGTTGTTGATTGATTCGTTGCCGTCGGTGTGAAGGTGTGGCGCGAGCTACGAGATCGAGGTGGTGTCGGAGAAGTTCGAGGGGAAGCGGCTGCTGGAGCGGCACCGGATGGTGAACACGGCGCTGGCGCCGCACATGGCGGAGATCCACGCCGTCTCCATCAAGAAGGCGCTCACTCCGGCGcaggcccagcccgagccggaGCCGGCCGCCGACAAGCCCCAGGCTTAAGTGCTTAGCTCGCTGCAAACAGTTTGATCACATATGCGCATGACGGCATGAGTCAAGCTCAACTGTGTTGTAGTATGTGGTCTCTGATACATTATCTGGTTGAATAATGTACCAGCAAATACAATTGCAAGATCTTATGCTTGACTGCTTAGAAATTTCTGCGCTGTGCATTTAACTTCAGAGATGTGCTGGGTGCTTCTGCTCTGAATCTCCGATCGTTTGCTGGAAACTTAAACTGTTGCCAGTTTTCCAGATAGGTTGGTTTTGAGTCCTCAAATTATCTTCTCTATCTAATTGCAGGCTTGTAGATATGTCTGCTCTTCTATTCCTGAATAAGCTGGTCGTGTTGATCTTGTGGTGTTCATTGCTACCAACTGGTTGGATCAAGGTCTAAGGTTGTCGGGGGTGATGATGATCTCTTGTTTGCCAgagttttttctttttctttttctgattGATGATGCAGGTCCTTGCTGGTACAAATGTAGATGCAAGTATTTGGTGCTGGAAATAGTTTGTAGATATTTTTATGTCATCGTGCTGTGTAGTATTGCATACCTGATGTTCATATAGGCATGCTAGAATTCTCGTGAAATAAAAGGACTAATGCTagaatttcttttctttttttgcgaAACATTCCGATGTGATTGACCCCAAAGTTTGCTGGTGATAACATAGCACCGTTCTATTTCGAAGTGTCCTTATGATACTGTCTGCAATGGAAATAAGGATTGAGCCTGCCCTGCATCTACCGCGTTCCATAATGTGAACACATGATATGATTCCCTTTGGCTGCACCTCCTTGTGTTGCGTGGCTGCTTCAGTGCAGTATCACATCACATTGAGAAAACAGTGTTCTTGCACAGATTTCCTACTGGAGGTGCATTCTCTGAACTGAGTCGTGTCCATCGAGAACTGCTTCAGTGCTAGTGTACGAGCATCGGCTGCGCGCACCGTGGTGGTTGCTGAATCCTCATAGGGCCAGCGCGTGCACAACGTACCCGCCGGTAAGCAGCGTCTACCTGAGTGCTCGAAGCTTCGGCCGTGACGACGGCGACCAACGAATCCTCGCCGTGGGGAAGGGTGAGACTCGCAGGTGGAGACCTCTAGTGCCCCCTGGGCCCTGGCTTGGGCGGTCAAAGACGCCGAGAAAGGAGAAAGAACTCGCGAGAAGCGGTGCGCCGTGGCAACAGCCCCGCGCGCCGGTGTCGCCTGGGCCCTTCGTGTGCCCCTGCCGGCTGCCGGAGACGGCCGGACCCCACGTCGGGACCCCCATATATCACGGGCACGCGCGGGGAGGCCGTCGATCGGGCAAGCCAAGCACGCTACGGGACGCTGTGCTTCGTCGACGCGCATAGGCGCATTGCAGTTGCACGCCCGGCGCGCGCGTGTGATCAGCGGAGTCGGTTGCCGCTAGGGGCTGAGGAACCGTGCGCGCCGAGCGCGGCGCGGGACGGCGAGAGGAGAAGGAGATGAGCGAGGCGGACGGGCACGCGGGGGCCGACGAGGCGCCTAGCCGCCCGGCGCCGCGGCTGAACGAGAGGATCCTGTCGTCCCTGTCGCGGAGGTCCGTGGCCGCGCACCCATGGCATGACCTCGAGATCGGTGAGACAgaattttcttcttcttcccagcGTCACCGCGCGTTCGTGTTCCGGTGGGTAAACTGCGGGTGCGTGCTGCTAACGCTCGAGAATTTCTGTGTACGTGCGCCCAGGTCCTGACGCTCCTGCTGCGTTCAACGTTGTGAGTACTATCGAGTCCAAGTCAAGTACAGGTCTTCTCGCCACATGACCTCACAGCTTCGGTGCCTTCGTTTTGTTTTCCTCCTCTGATCCTTGAGGCAGGTCGTGGAGATCTCGAAAGGGAGCAAGGTCAAGTACGAGCTCGACAAGAACACTGGGCTCATCAAGGTCAGCCAACGCCGTCACGATCAGTAACCTCTGTTTCATGCCCACAGCAGCACAACTGATCTGATCCGAGCTCGTGGTGCCAGGTCGATCGCGTGCTGTACTCATCGGTGGTGTACCCGCACAACTACGGCTTCATCCCGCGAACGCTTTGCGAGGACAACGACCCCATGGATGTGCTGGTCCTCATGCAGGAACCGGTTCTCCCTGGCTGCTTCCTCCGAGCCAGAGCGATCGGGCTCATGCCTATGATCGATCAGGTATGCATACGGCATCAAGTCCTGCATCTTCAGACCAGTTCTCGGTGAGAAAAAATAAGATCGATCTGTTCTTGGGATTCTTGGGACAGGGAGAGAAGGATGACAAGATCATTGCCGTCTGCACCGATGACCCCGAGTACCGCCACTACAATGACCTCAGCGAGCTCTCGCCGCACCGTGTCCAGGAGATCCGACGATTCTTCGAAGATTGTAAGCTTCCACAACGTCCTTTCATTCCCTTCCTGTTTTTGCTGCTCCATGTAACTATAAAAAAAAACTTCAGATAAGAAGAACGAGAACAAGGAGGTTGCTGTGGATGAGGTTCAGCCTGCGAGCGCTGCCCGCGATGCCATCCAGTACTCCATGTTAGTGTCGTCTAGCATTTTCAGGCCTCAGAGGGTGAATTTTTGCCTTCCGGTATCGAACACGTTGATAATGACACGATCACATTTTTTCAGGGATCTCTATGCGCAGTACAATCTGCAGACCTGCAACAGTAGTTTTGTGGCACCTGGACACTTGGTTCTCCACGAGAACTTGGCGTGTGTCGAAAAGTCGAATTGAACTATGAGTATGCTTAGCCAGAGAACACAAAGCCTTAGCTGCTAGAGATGTATACATGTATGTATTAGCGTCATGTTGTAGCTTGTCAGGAGGCCTTTTTATTTGCTTATGAAGCAGTTCAAGGCCTCCATACTATTACACTGTGTTACAAGCTTAAGACGACACAAAGGAAAGAAATGTCTGAATCAAGTTACAGCAAGGCCAGGAAGTCGATCTACACCTCGTGTGATGCCCTGATCAAGCCGAGCTTGTCTTTGCCAGTTCGGCGTACAATGCTTTGATCTCTTCCACGTCGTCGTAGCTGCCGAGGAATACCGGGGATCTATCATGGATGTTGGTTGGGACCAGATCAAGAGCCTGCAGTGCCAATGTGTCAGCATGTTTTGCGCCAAACTGAACGCGCAGTGTTGGCAAggaaacacaattgtttctacTATTTCTGAAGAAAATGAACAGAGGCAGAAATCCTACCCGTTCTTTGCCTGTGAAGGACTGACCTCCAGCCTGCTCCATGAGGAATGACATGGGGAAAACTTCATACAGGACACTGCAAAACCAAACCAAATCGAGTCCGCTTCAGTATAaagtaaaaaataaaaaaaaatcgaGTCGGCTTCAGAAGTATGTATGCAACTGGCTAAGGGATGCCAAGCAAATCAGAGTAGGCATCAGCTTACCGGAGCTTTCCATTCGGGCTCTTCTTGTCAGCAGGGTACAAAAATACACCCCCATAGAGCAAGGTACGGTGAACATCAGCAACCATACTGTAAAAGTAAACCATCAACGTCAACGAGTGTGTGATAGTATCCAAATATTACCATCCTACGTAATGTTTGATCCAGATGACAAAGGACTCGTACGTTCATTTTACCACTGAATCTAGTGAAAGATGTTCGTTCAAAAGAAGAAAATCTAGTGAAAGATTGACTCACCTTCCAATGTATCTCAAAGATTTAGGTGGCGAGCCATCTTTGGGGTATTTGCACTTCTCCACAAACCTGTCATTTATGGTGTAAACTTTAGCTGGAGATTTGTTTCATCAAAAAAGGCTGGGCAATATTAAGTAAGGTAGCACTACGAGAACATGGACGGTACATACTTCGCAACAGCCGCATCCCAATTTTGTGCATTCCCTTCATTGACTGAATAAATCTTTCCCTTCTTAGGTATCTGCACAATGTAAGGATGAATGACACGGTCATCAGTATTATGTTGCCTGAACAATTGAACAAAAAATGATTGAGCCACAGTAGTTGACTCAAAATAACCTTGATGTCCGGATGAGTCAGTATGAACTCGCCAAGTGATGGGTCAAGTGTGAAGCCATTGACACCACTCCCAGTGCTCAGAACAAGCTGCAGCAGAATAATTGCGCAAGTCAATTTCAGATGGGACACTTGAAGAAGATTGTGTTAGTGTTTCGAGAGAAAAAGAAGATTGTGTTGAGGGAAGACGGGTTTAGAAGACTTGATTACCGTGCAGGAACTGCCATACATGCAGTATCCCGCAGCAAGCATGTTCGTGCCAGGCTGCAGCACGTCCTCCAGAGTCACATTGTCCTTGTCCTTGATCATGTAAATCCCAAAGATCtataaaacaaaaaaaaaagttaccTAAATGAAAGCTCATGTGATCTCTAAAATAAGAGGGAGGAGAAAACATGCCGCATGCTGAATGTAAAAGGCCCATATTCATATTCTGAAGGAAAAAGGGACATGGAAACCCTCAAAAGCTTGGCTCTGTGCGCAGTTTGTTACAAATATTATGATCAGTAAAGTAACTGATGAGGAAAAATCGAATTGGATACAGCATGTACTTCTGTACTGTCAGTGCTGAAATTTCCAGTTATTTCAGATAACACCCGTAAATCTAGGAAACCAGGTAGCAATAATATTAGAAAAGGAACTGCTGTTTTGCTGAACTCTTGCTTTTGGCGTCGCTATCCTCAGATTTGAAACGAAATTTTTGCTTTTCATAAAAGCACCCGGGTGATTTCTCGTGTTCATACCGTTCCGATTGAGACGCCACAGTCGATGTTGGAGGAGCCGTCGAGCGGATCAAAGCAGACGCAGTACCTTGCAGAAAATCGACGCGTACATTTCAATCATCAGGAACAGAGTAGCAGAAGCTAAGCTCACACCATGGTAGTAGCAAGCAGTGCTCACTTCCCACGCAGCGCAGGATCCACGAACGttgcctcctcgtcctcctccgacACAAGGACGCACTGCACGCGTGCACCGGCGCAGGGTCAGAGAATAAAACGGCGCTAAGAACTGGAACGGACAACCGGGAATGGACAAGGAGGATTCGTACGGTGCGGCCGCTGCTGACGAGGGCCTTGACGAACACCTCGTTGGACAGCACGTCCAGCTTCTTCTGCTCCTCTCCCTGTCAGACGTCGCACAAAGTTAGGCACCCGTCAGCTCGATCTCGCATCGCAGGAGAAAATTGTGAGCGATCCAAGGCGATCGATCGAGGTATATAAGCCGCCCGGCGCACTTGCCTGGACGTTGGTCTCGCCGGCGAGTCCGATGAGCTTCGCGAGCCCGGCCTTGTTGACGGCGGAGGCGACGAACTTGCAGCCGAAGACGATGTGGGAGAGCAGGATGGTGAAGTCGCCGCGGGACTCGGGGTTCCGGCGCTGCTCGTTCAGCACGTGCCGCGTGATGGTCATCAGGTCCGTCCGGTGCGCGTCCGCCGCGTGGTCcatctcgtcgccgccgccgcgccctcctCCTCGCTCTCCGGCTAGACAAGCTAGTGATCGCAGTGCAGAGCGCGACCTTACCGGCTGCTCCCGCGCGCAGGGTATATCTATTCTAGCTCCCGCCGGCCGGGAGCTGGGTGGTTGGCTGGCATCGGCGTGACGTGTCGCGCGGTGGTTTTCCTCTGCCGGCTGGGgtagcgcggcgcggcgggcgagcGGAAAGTGAGGCTGGGAGCCAAGGGCCGCGGAGCTCCAACGGAATCGGCGCGGAGGCCTATCCCCTCTATCCGCTACGGCTGGCTGGGCCGACCGCGCCGAGCGCTTGTGGTGGCGGTGCGGTGGCGTACGTCGTGCGCGGCAGAGCGGACGTTGGGATGGTATGGGAGAGAGCGATGGAGATTTAGGAGACGAGAGCGAGGCTTTGTCCCGTCGCGGCGCGTGCGGACGAAACCGCCGGGGGGAGGCGCCAACGCGGGCAGGGGGGATAGGACCAGGCAGGGCAGCAGCCACGGCAGCACGGCCTGAACCCGACGCGACAGCGAGATGGCTCTCGTCGGTGTGGGTGTGGCGTGTGGCGTCACTGGCAAATGGGAGCTCACTGCTCACATGATGCAGGGTTACCGGCCGCCTGATGGCCTGGCCGTTGCGCGTGGAATATGCCTGGTCCAGCTTCAAAGTGAGATCGCCATGGCTGGGCGGCCAGGGCACCAtgctgattggacgcttcgccTTTACGCTAGGCAGGCTCCGGTCTGTTGGGGAGTTGCTTTACAATCAATGAATAGTTGAGATTGTCAGCACAAGGGAGGCTGCCTGTGAACCTGAGAACGC
Protein-coding sequences here:
- the LOC112892299 gene encoding fructose-1,6-bisphosphatase, cytosolic, with protein sequence MDHAADAHRTDLMTITRHVLNEQRRNPESRGDFTILLSHIVFGCKFVASAVNKAGLAKLIGLAGETNVQGEEQKKLDVLSNEVFVKALVSSGRTCVLVSEEDEEATFVDPALRGKYCVCFDPLDGSSNIDCGVSIGTIFGIYMIKDKDNVTLEDVLQPGTNMLAAGYCMYGSSCTLVLSTGSGVNGFTLDPSLGEFILTHPDIKIPKKGKIYSVNEGNAQNWDAAVAKFVEKCKYPKDGSPPKSLRYIGSMVADVHRTLLYGGVFLYPADKKSPNGKLRVLYEVFPMSFLMEQAGGQSFTGKERALDLVPTNIHDRSPVFLGSYDDVEEIKALYAELAKTSSA
- the LOC112892300 gene encoding soluble inorganic pyrophosphatase-like; the encoded protein is MSEADGHAGADEAPSRPAPRLNERILSSLSRRSVAAHPWHDLEIGPDAPAAFNVVVEISKGSKVKYELDKNTGLIKVDRVLYSSVVYPHNYGFIPRTLCEDNDPMDVLVLMQEPVLPGCFLRARAIGLMPMIDQGEKDDKIIAVCTDDPEYRHYNDLSELSPHRVQEIRRFFEDYKKNENKEVAVDEVQPASAARDAIQYSMDLYAQYNLQTCNSSFVAPGHLVLHENLACVEKSN
- the LOC112892302 gene encoding protein BOLA2; the encoded protein is MGVTKEDVEAAITSALSPSHLVVTDTSGGCGASYEIEVVSEKFEGKRLLERHRMVNTALAPHMAEIHAVSIKKALTPAQAQPEPEPAADKPQA
- the LOC112892301 gene encoding sm-like protein LSM3A, translated to MASAEEDIAVKEPLDLIRLSLDERIYVKLRSDRELRGKLHAYDQHLNMILGDVEEVVTTVEIDDETYEEIVRTTKRTIPFLFVRGDGVILVSPPLRTA